One Streptococcus sp. S1 DNA window includes the following coding sequences:
- the glyQ gene encoding glycine--tRNA ligase subunit alpha, whose product MSKKLTFQEIILTLQQYWNDQGCMLMQAYDNEKGAGTMSPYTFLRAIGPEPWNAAYVEPSRRPADGRYGENPNRLYQHHQFQVVMKPSPSNIQELYLESLEKLGINPLEHDIRFVEDNWENPSTGSAGLGWEVWLDGMEITQFTYFQQVGGLATGPVTSEVTYGLERLASYIQEVDSVYDIEWAPGVKYGEIFLQPEYEHSKYSFEVSDQDMLLENFEKFEKEAGRALELGLVHPAYDYVLKCSHTFNLLDARGAVSVTERAGYIARIRNLARVVAKTFVAERKKLGYPLLDEATRAKLLAEEEE is encoded by the coding sequence ATGTCTAAAAAACTAACCTTCCAAGAAATTATTTTGACTTTACAACAATACTGGAATGACCAGGGTTGTATGCTCATGCAGGCTTATGATAATGAAAAAGGTGCGGGAACCATGAGTCCATATACCTTCCTTCGTGCCATTGGTCCTGAGCCATGGAATGCGGCTTATGTAGAACCATCACGTCGTCCAGCGGATGGACGTTACGGGGAAAACCCAAACCGTCTTTACCAACACCACCAATTCCAAGTGGTGATGAAACCATCACCATCAAACATCCAAGAGCTCTACCTTGAATCATTGGAAAAATTGGGGATCAATCCTTTGGAACACGATATTCGTTTCGTTGAAGATAACTGGGAAAACCCATCAACTGGTTCAGCTGGTCTTGGTTGGGAAGTTTGGCTTGATGGTATGGAAATCACTCAGTTCACCTACTTCCAACAAGTTGGTGGATTGGCAACTGGCCCAGTAACTTCTGAGGTCACTTACGGATTGGAACGTTTGGCTTCTTACATCCAAGAAGTTGATTCTGTTTACGACATCGAGTGGGCTCCAGGCGTTAAATACGGAGAAATCTTCCTTCAACCAGAATATGAACACTCAAAATACAGCTTTGAAGTTTCTGACCAAGATATGCTTCTTGAAAACTTCGAAAAATTTGAAAAAGAAGCAGGACGTGCTTTGGAATTGGGCCTTGTTCACCCAGCCTATGACTACGTTTTGAAATGTTCGCATACCTTCAACTTGCTTGATGCTCGTGGTGCTGTATCCGTTACAGAACGTGCCGGTTACATTGCCCGTATCCGTAACTTGGCCCGTGTCGTAGCCAAAACCT
- a CDS encoding aldo/keto reductase: protein MNHYRLNNGVEIPVLGFGTWKAADGEEAYQAVLAALKAGYRHIDTAAIYQNEESVGRAIKDSGLAREDLFITSKLWNTHHTYEDAQVALDESLEKLGLDYVDLYLIHWPNPKPLRENDAWKERNAEVWRAMEDMLAAGKVRAIGISNFLPHHLEALLETARVIPSVNQIRLAPGVYQSEAIAASRKHGILLEAWGPFGQGELFQNEQVKEMATKYGKTVAQLALAWSLQEGFLPLPKSVTPERIASNLNCFDFELTADDVELLRHLPVEAGAPDPDTKDF, encoded by the coding sequence ATGAATCATTATCGTTTAAATAATGGGGTGGAGATTCCTGTATTGGGATTTGGAACTTGGAAAGCAGCGGATGGAGAAGAAGCCTATCAAGCTGTTTTAGCTGCTTTAAAAGCAGGTTATCGCCATATCGATACAGCTGCGATTTATCAAAATGAAGAGAGTGTTGGTCGGGCCATCAAGGATAGTGGTCTTGCGCGCGAAGACCTGTTTATTACCAGCAAACTTTGGAATACTCATCACACCTATGAAGATGCTCAAGTTGCTTTGGACGAGTCTCTTGAGAAACTGGGCTTGGACTATGTCGATCTTTATTTGATTCATTGGCCAAATCCAAAGCCCCTTCGAGAAAATGATGCTTGGAAAGAACGGAATGCTGAGGTTTGGCGAGCAATGGAAGATATGCTAGCTGCTGGCAAGGTTCGAGCTATTGGTATTAGCAATTTTCTGCCTCATCATTTGGAAGCCCTCCTTGAAACAGCTCGGGTCATTCCGTCTGTGAACCAAATTCGTCTAGCACCTGGGGTTTACCAAAGCGAAGCCATTGCAGCGAGTCGCAAGCATGGCATTTTATTAGAGGCTTGGGGACCTTTTGGCCAAGGAGAATTGTTCCAAAATGAACAAGTAAAAGAAATGGCTACTAAATATGGAAAGACCGTTGCTCAACTAGCCCTGGCTTGGAGTTTGCAAGAAGGTTTCCTTCCATTGCCCAAATCGGTTACGCCTGAGCGGATTGCGAGTAATTTAAATTGCTTTGATTTTGAATTGACGGCAGATGATGTGGAACTCCTTCGTCATCTTCCGGTTGAAGCAGGTGCACCAGATCCAGACACCAAAGATTTTTAA
- the nagA gene encoding N-acetylglucosamine-6-phosphate deacetylase produces MSTYIKADQFYYPHGVRRGGYLELVDGKFGKHVESLPEGANVLDYSGYSIAPGLVDTHIHGFGGVDVMDNNIEGTLHTMSEGLLSTGVTSFLPTTLTSSYEQLLAVTENIGARYKEATGAKIRGIYFEGPYFTEKYKGAQNPAYMKDPSMEEFRAWQKAANGLLNKIALAPEREGVEDFVRTITGEGVTVALGHSNATFEEAKKAVDAGASVWVHAYNGMRGLTHRELGMVGAMYELPHTTAELICDGHHVDPLACDILMKQKGKENVALITDCMTAGGLEDGDYMLGEFPVVVAEGTARLKSTGNLAGSILKLKDGLKNVVEWGIANPHEAVMMASLNPAKSVHIDDVCGQIREGYDADFIVLDQNLDLVATYLDGVKRYQAAN; encoded by the coding sequence ATGTCTACATATATTAAAGCAGATCAATTTTATTACCCACATGGGGTTCGCCGCGGAGGCTATTTGGAGCTTGTTGATGGCAAGTTTGGAAAACATGTGGAAAGCTTACCAGAAGGTGCGAATGTACTGGATTATTCTGGTTACAGCATTGCGCCAGGTCTCGTAGATACCCATATTCACGGTTTTGGTGGGGTAGATGTGATGGATAACAATATCGAAGGCACTCTCCATACCATGAGTGAAGGTCTCTTGAGTACAGGGGTTACGAGCTTTTTGCCTACGACCTTGACTTCCTCTTACGAACAACTTTTGGCAGTAACTGAAAATATCGGTGCACGATACAAAGAAGCAACAGGAGCCAAGATTCGCGGGATTTATTTTGAAGGCCCTTATTTTACAGAAAAATACAAGGGAGCTCAAAACCCAGCTTATATGAAGGATCCAAGTATGGAAGAATTCCGGGCTTGGCAAAAAGCTGCCAATGGTCTGTTGAATAAGATTGCCCTTGCTCCTGAGCGTGAAGGGGTGGAAGACTTTGTTCGGACCATTACAGGAGAAGGAGTGACAGTCGCCCTTGGACACTCCAATGCAACTTTTGAAGAAGCTAAAAAAGCGGTAGATGCAGGTGCGAGTGTCTGGGTGCATGCCTACAATGGTATGCGTGGTTTGACGCACCGTGAACTCGGTATGGTTGGTGCCATGTATGAGTTGCCTCATACTACAGCAGAGTTGATCTGTGATGGCCATCACGTTGATCCTCTAGCGTGTGATATCCTGATGAAACAAAAAGGGAAAGAAAATGTTGCCTTGATAACTGACTGTATGACAGCCGGGGGCTTAGAAGATGGGGACTACATGCTTGGGGAATTCCCAGTTGTGGTTGCTGAAGGGACGGCTCGCTTGAAATCAACTGGTAATCTAGCTGGCTCAATCTTGAAATTGAAAGATGGATTAAAAAATGTTGTAGAGTGGGGAATTGCTAACCCTCACGAAGCAGTGATGATGGCCAGCCTCAATCCGGCAAAATCAGTCCATATTGATGATGTTTGTGGTCAAATCCGTGAAGGATATGATGCGGACTTCATCGTACTTGACCAAAATTTGGATCTGGTTGCGACCTATCTTGATGGAGTCAAACGTTACCAAGCTGCCAACTAG
- a CDS encoding Na/Pi cotransporter family protein has protein sequence MSINWQEIVFNFLGGLGLFLYSIKTMGEGLQQAAGDRLRYYIDKYTSNPFLGVLVGIGMTALIQSSSGVTVITVGLVSAGLLTLRQAIGIVMGANIGTTITSFIIGFKLGDYALPMLFIGAVCLFFTKNRLVNNVGRIVFGVGGIFFALNLMSGDMEPLKDLQVFRDYMVQLSKSPILGVFVGSGLTLLIQASSATIGILQNLYASHLIDLKGALPVLFGDNIGTTITAIIASLGANIAAKRVAGAHVAFNVIGTIICLVFLVPFTSLIQWFETTLHLSPEMTIAFAHGTFNITNTIIQFPFIGALAYFVTKLIPGEDEVVKYEPLYLDENLITQAPSIALGNAKKELLHLGGYADKAFNLSYDYIVHQNEKTAEKGHKTEEAINTIDEDLTRYLIRLSSEALSPRESEVLTNILDSSRDLERIGDHAEALINLTDYLIRKKVVFSEAALAELEDIYNQTHEFVEDALKAVENNDVSLANQLVARHEAIEKLEKRLRKTHIRRLNQGECTPQAGVNFIDIISHYTRVADHALNLAEKVQIEQI, from the coding sequence ATGTCGATTAACTGGCAGGAAATTGTATTTAACTTTTTGGGAGGGCTGGGGCTCTTTCTCTATAGTATTAAAACCATGGGAGAAGGCTTGCAACAGGCTGCAGGAGATCGACTTCGATACTATATTGATAAATATACGAGTAATCCCTTTCTAGGGGTTCTAGTAGGGATTGGGATGACTGCCTTGATTCAGTCGAGTTCAGGGGTTACAGTGATTACGGTCGGTCTGGTGAGTGCAGGACTTCTAACCCTCCGTCAAGCTATTGGTATTGTTATGGGGGCCAATATTGGAACGACTATTACCTCCTTTATCATTGGTTTTAAATTAGGAGACTACGCTCTTCCCATGCTCTTTATCGGAGCGGTTTGTCTCTTCTTTACCAAAAATCGTTTGGTTAATAATGTTGGACGAATCGTTTTTGGTGTCGGTGGTATCTTCTTTGCCCTCAACTTGATGAGTGGGGATATGGAACCTCTTAAAGATTTGCAAGTCTTTCGTGACTATATGGTGCAGTTAAGTAAAAGTCCTATCTTGGGTGTCTTTGTTGGATCAGGCTTAACACTTTTGATTCAGGCCTCTTCTGCAACCATTGGTATCTTGCAAAATCTCTATGCTAGTCATTTGATTGACCTGAAAGGAGCCCTCCCAGTTCTCTTTGGTGATAATATCGGAACGACCATTACAGCTATCATTGCTTCCTTGGGAGCTAATATTGCGGCCAAACGTGTGGCAGGTGCCCATGTAGCCTTTAATGTTATCGGAACCATTATCTGTCTTGTCTTCCTTGTTCCGTTTACCTCTTTGATTCAATGGTTTGAAACGACTCTTCATTTATCCCCAGAAATGACCATAGCCTTTGCTCACGGAACCTTTAATATAACCAATACCATCATCCAGTTCCCATTCATTGGAGCTTTGGCATACTTTGTAACCAAACTGATTCCTGGTGAGGATGAGGTTGTCAAATATGAGCCGCTCTACTTGGATGAAAACTTGATCACTCAAGCGCCTTCGATTGCTCTAGGAAATGCGAAAAAAGAGTTGCTTCATTTAGGTGGATATGCAGACAAAGCTTTTAATCTCTCTTATGATTATATTGTTCATCAAAATGAAAAAACAGCTGAAAAGGGACATAAGACAGAAGAAGCCATTAATACCATTGATGAGGATTTAACTCGCTACTTGATTCGTTTGTCGAGTGAAGCCTTGAGTCCGAGAGAAAGTGAAGTTCTCACCAATATCTTAGATTCCTCACGGGATTTGGAGCGGATTGGAGATCACGCGGAAGCCTTGATCAATCTGACTGATTATTTAATTCGTAAGAAAGTCGTCTTTTCAGAAGCGGCCTTGGCTGAATTGGAAGATATTTACAACCAAACTCATGAGTTTGTAGAGGATGCCTTAAAAGCTGTTGAGAACAATGATGTGAGTCTTGCAAACCAACTAGTAGCACGTCACGAGGCAATTGAAAAGTTGGAGAAAAGACTACGGAAAACTCATATACGTCGTTTGAACCAAGGCGAATGTACGCCGCAAGCAGGAGTGAACTTTATTGATATCATTTCTCACTATACACGTGTCGCGGACCATGCCCTGAATCTAGCTGAAAAAGTACAAATAGAGCAAATTTAA
- the rbfA gene encoding 30S ribosome-binding factor RbfA has translation MASHFRTDRVGMEIKREVNEILQKKVRDPRVQGVTITDVQMLGDLSMAKVYYSIMSDLASDNQKAQTGLEKATGTIKRELGRNLKLYKIPDLTFVKDESIEYGNKIDEMLRNLNKD, from the coding sequence ATGGCAAGTCATTTTCGGACAGACCGAGTAGGGATGGAAATCAAGCGTGAAGTAAATGAGATTTTACAAAAGAAAGTCCGTGACCCGCGTGTTCAAGGCGTCACCATTACGGATGTTCAAATGCTAGGTGATTTGTCTATGGCCAAAGTGTATTATTCAATTATGAGTGATTTGGCTTCAGACAATCAAAAGGCTCAGACAGGCCTTGAAAAAGCAACAGGAACCATCAAGCGTGAATTAGGTCGGAATTTGAAACTGTACAAGATTCCGGATCTTACTTTTGTCAAAGACGAGTCTATCGAATACGGTAACAAGATCGATGAGATGTTACGCAATTTGAACAAAGACTAG
- a CDS encoding YlxQ-related RNA-binding protein, producing MNKQKISNLLGLAQRAGKLISGEELVIKAIQEEKAKLVFLANDAASNLTKKVTDKGRYYEVQVSTVFSTLELSTAIGRARKVVAVVDAGFSKKMRSLME from the coding sequence TTGAATAAGCAAAAGATAAGTAATTTGTTGGGCTTGGCGCAAAGAGCAGGAAAACTCATTTCTGGAGAAGAACTCGTGATCAAAGCAATCCAGGAAGAAAAAGCAAAATTAGTTTTTCTGGCAAATGATGCAGCTAGTAACCTGACAAAAAAGGTGACAGATAAGGGTCGCTATTATGAGGTTCAAGTATCTACCGTGTTTTCAACACTAGAATTAAGCACTGCAATCGGACGTGCCCGTAAGGTCGTCGCCGTTGTAGATGCTGGATTTTCAAAGAAAATGAGGTCTCTTATGGAATAG
- the rnpM gene encoding RNase P modulator RnpM, which produces MVKTRKIPLRKSVVSNEIIDKRDLLRIVKNKEGQVFIDPTGKANGRGAYIKLDNEEATLAKKKKVFNRSFNMEVEEAFYDELIAYVDHKVKRRELGLE; this is translated from the coding sequence ATGGTAAAAACAAGAAAAATCCCTTTAAGAAAATCTGTCGTTTCAAATGAAATTATTGATAAGCGCGATTTGCTCCGCATTGTCAAAAATAAAGAAGGACAAGTCTTTATCGATCCAACTGGCAAAGCCAATGGTCGAGGTGCTTACATCAAGCTAGACAATGAAGAAGCGACACTTGCTAAGAAAAAGAAAGTTTTTAATCGTAGCTTTAATATGGAAGTGGAAGAAGCTTTCTATGATGAATTGATCGCTTATGTAGATCATAAGGTGAAGAGAAGAGAGTTAGGCCTTGAATAA
- the nusA gene encoding transcription termination factor NusA, translating to MSKEMLEAFRILEEDKGIKKEDIIEAVTESLRSAYRRRYGQSESAAIEFNEKTGDFRVYTVREVVDEVFDSRLEISLKDALAISSAYELGDKIKFEEAPAEFGRVAAQSAKQTIMEKMRKQTRTITYNTYKEHENEIMSGTVERFDNRFIYVNLGSIEAQLSKQDQIPGEVFQSHDRIEVFVYKVEDNPRGVNVFVSRSHPEMIKRLMEQEIPEVYDGTVEIMSVAREAGDRTKVAVRSHNPNVDAIGTIVGRGGSNIKKITSKFHPARYDQKLDRMVPTEENIDVIEWVPDPAEFIYNAIAPAEVDQVIFDDEDSKHALVVVPDNKLSLAIGRRGQNVRLAAHLTGYRIDIKSDSEFEEMEVAQETFEDQVESSQEQVD from the coding sequence ATGAGTAAAGAAATGCTAGAAGCCTTCCGCATTTTGGAAGAAGACAAAGGGATCAAAAAAGAAGATATCATCGAAGCAGTCACAGAATCATTGCGTTCAGCTTATCGCCGTCGTTATGGACAATCAGAAAGTGCAGCGATTGAATTCAATGAAAAAACTGGAGATTTCCGTGTTTATACGGTTCGTGAAGTAGTCGATGAGGTCTTTGATAGCCGTTTAGAAATCAGCTTGAAGGATGCCTTGGCCATTAGCTCTGCTTATGAGTTGGGTGACAAGATCAAGTTTGAAGAAGCACCAGCTGAATTTGGTCGCGTAGCAGCTCAATCTGCCAAACAAACCATCATGGAAAAAATGCGGAAGCAAACGCGCACCATCACCTATAACACTTATAAAGAGCATGAAAATGAAATCATGAGTGGAACGGTGGAGCGCTTTGATAATCGTTTTATCTATGTTAATCTTGGTTCGATCGAAGCACAATTGTCTAAGCAAGACCAAATCCCGGGTGAGGTATTCCAATCTCATGACCGGATCGAAGTTTTTGTCTACAAGGTAGAAGATAACCCACGTGGCGTCAATGTCTTTGTTAGTCGGAGCCACCCTGAAATGATCAAACGTTTGATGGAACAAGAAATTCCTGAAGTTTATGATGGTACTGTTGAGATTATGAGTGTCGCGCGCGAAGCTGGAGATCGTACAAAAGTTGCGGTTCGTAGCCATAATCCAAACGTAGACGCGATTGGGACGATCGTTGGTCGTGGTGGATCGAACATTAAAAAGATTACCAGCAAATTCCACCCAGCTCGATACGATCAAAAATTAGACCGAATGGTTCCGACAGAAGAAAATATCGATGTGATCGAGTGGGTTCCAGATCCAGCTGAATTTATCTACAATGCGATCGCTCCTGCAGAAGTGGACCAAGTTATTTTTGATGACGAAGATAGCAAACATGCTCTCGTTGTGGTACCAGATAATAAATTATCTCTTGCCATCGGTCGTCGTGGTCAAAACGTTCGTTTGGCTGCTCATTTGACCGGTTACCGCATCGACATCAAATCTGATAGTGAGTTCGAAGAAATGGAAGTAGCTCAAGAAACTTTTGAAGACCAAGTAGAAAGTAGTCAAGAGCAAGTCGATTAA
- the rimP gene encoding ribosome maturation factor RimP, protein MATIATIVDLVTEVIQPAIKEPFELVDVEYGKMGGDYVLSIFVDKPEGITLNDTADLTEIISPLLDQIKPDPFPEQYFLEVTSPGLERPLKTKEALEGAVGKYVNISLYKAVEKQKVFEGNLIGFEEDVLTIEYMDKTRKKTVDIPYNLVSKARLAVKL, encoded by the coding sequence GTGGCAACCATCGCAACGATTGTTGACTTAGTAACAGAAGTGATTCAGCCAGCTATAAAGGAACCATTTGAATTGGTCGATGTTGAATATGGCAAAATGGGTGGTGACTACGTCTTAAGCATTTTCGTAGACAAACCAGAAGGAATCACACTGAATGATACAGCGGATTTGACAGAAATCATCAGTCCGCTATTGGATCAAATCAAACCAGACCCATTTCCAGAACAGTACTTTTTAGAAGTCACCAGTCCTGGCTTGGAGAGACCTTTGAAAACCAAGGAAGCACTCGAGGGAGCTGTTGGTAAGTACGTCAATATTAGCTTGTACAAGGCTGTTGAAAAGCAAAAGGTCTTTGAGGGGAACCTAATAGGTTTTGAAGAGGATGTTTTGACCATTGAGTATATGGATAAAACACGAAAGAAAACAGTGGATATTCCTTATAACCTTGTGTCCAAAGCAAGGTTGGCTGTAAAATTGTAA
- the trmB gene encoding tRNA (guanosine(46)-N7)-methyltransferase TrmB has product MRVRNRKGATELLEANPQYVVLNPEDAKGKWHGIFGNDHPIHIEVGSGKGAFITGMAKANPEINYIGIDIQKSVLSYALDKVLEADVPNIKLLWVDGDSLTNYFEDGEIDQLYLNFSDPWPKKRHEKRRLTYKTFLDTFKQILPEHGEIHFKTDNRGLFEYSLVSFSQYGMTLKGVWLDLHASDFEGNVMTEYEKKFSSKGQVIYRVEAQF; this is encoded by the coding sequence ATGAGAGTTAGAAATCGTAAAGGAGCGACAGAATTACTAGAAGCCAATCCACAATATGTGGTCCTAAATCCAGAAGATGCTAAGGGAAAATGGCATGGGATTTTCGGAAATGACCACCCCATCCATATTGAAGTGGGAAGTGGAAAAGGAGCCTTTATTACTGGGATGGCTAAGGCCAATCCAGAGATCAACTACATCGGAATTGATATTCAAAAATCGGTCTTGAGCTATGCTTTAGATAAGGTCTTAGAAGCTGATGTTCCTAACATTAAATTGCTTTGGGTAGATGGGGATAGCTTGACCAACTATTTTGAAGATGGTGAAATTGATCAACTCTATCTGAATTTTTCAGATCCATGGCCAAAGAAACGTCATGAAAAACGTCGCTTGACTTACAAGACCTTCCTAGACACCTTTAAACAAATTCTTCCAGAACATGGGGAGATTCACTTTAAAACAGACAACCGAGGTTTGTTTGAATACAGTTTGGTGAGCTTTTCGCAATATGGAATGACTTTGAAGGGAGTCTGGTTGGACCTTCATGCTAGTGATTTCGAGGGGAATGTCATGACCGAATATGAGAAGAAGTTCTCAAGTAAAGGTCAGGTCATTTACCGTGTAGAAGCACAGTTTTAG
- the ccrZ gene encoding cell cycle regulator CcrZ, which translates to MDSNEKELSLTPIPGKSGKAYMGTYPDGGRVFVKMNTTPILAGLAKEQIAPQLLWSRRLPDGNVMSAQEWLNGEILTPNGMSKKQVVNILTRLHRSRPLMTQLKKLGYPVESPLELLNSWSNRLPIALRQNHYIQSVVKNLRKTVPAFREDYATIVHGDVRHSNWIETESGLIYLVDWDSVRLTDRMLDVAHILSHYIPDSNWRDWLGYYGYKYNQKVFDKLYWFGQYSFLWQIAKYYENNDLENVNREIYALRNFRLKYGKEI; encoded by the coding sequence ATGGACTCGAATGAAAAAGAGCTAAGCCTCACCCCAATTCCTGGGAAGAGTGGGAAGGCCTACATGGGGACCTACCCAGATGGTGGGCGCGTTTTTGTAAAAATGAATACGACCCCAATCCTTGCGGGTCTAGCAAAAGAACAGATTGCTCCTCAATTGTTATGGAGTCGACGTTTGCCAGATGGAAATGTGATGAGTGCCCAAGAATGGTTGAATGGGGAGATTCTCACGCCAAATGGAATGTCAAAAAAACAAGTGGTCAATATTTTAACGAGATTGCACCGTTCTAGACCTTTGATGACCCAATTAAAGAAACTTGGGTATCCTGTGGAATCTCCTTTAGAGTTACTCAATTCTTGGAGTAACCGGTTGCCAATTGCCCTACGTCAGAACCACTACATCCAATCAGTCGTAAAGAATTTACGGAAGACAGTGCCAGCCTTTCGGGAGGATTATGCGACGATCGTCCATGGGGATGTCCGTCATAGTAACTGGATTGAGACAGAGAGCGGCTTGATTTATCTAGTCGATTGGGATTCCGTTCGTTTAACTGACAGGATGTTGGATGTGGCGCATATCTTGAGTCACTATATTCCAGATTCCAATTGGCGCGATTGGTTAGGTTATTATGGTTACAAGTACAACCAAAAGGTGTTTGATAAACTCTATTGGTTTGGTCAATACTCCTTCTTGTGGCAAATTGCTAAATACTATGAAAATAATGATTTAGAAAATGTCAATCGCGAGATCTATGCTCTGCGCAATTTCCGGTTGAAATATGGAAAGGAAATATGA
- a CDS encoding ABC transporter permease has translation MKELMKKRQETFRTQCVKYSRYVLNDHFVLFMLIFIGFLAVQYSQFLQDLPKDTSLIRWSLMIGLLLLVPIGSIATYLEKPDALFLLVKEEEVKNYIKGQVRKSFVFWLLIQSVILLLFVPLLLATGLGNLAIVAYILVLGVAKGAVFSWKEARFYQDGNLNWTLAIARENARKQLILRFFALFTTVKGITNSVKRRAYLDGFLGLLPKTHGNTWLHLYMRSFLRNGDIFSMTLRLLALSILAMIFIPQPLVVIALVALLNYLIIFQLLGLYSAFDYQPLTLLFPMKRGSKKAGLNKTIQLVMGMITVIEGGIGLVFISDKVLLLGLLAYTVALTLLYLPFKMARLVDESR, from the coding sequence ATGAAAGAGTTGATGAAAAAACGGCAAGAAACGTTTCGAACTCAATGTGTAAAATATAGTCGCTATGTTCTCAATGATCATTTCGTCCTCTTTATGCTGATTTTCATAGGATTTTTGGCGGTTCAATACAGCCAATTCTTACAAGATCTCCCCAAAGATACAAGCCTGATCCGCTGGAGTCTCATGATTGGTTTGCTCCTCTTGGTTCCGATAGGCTCTATTGCGACCTACTTAGAGAAGCCCGATGCTTTATTCCTTTTGGTAAAGGAAGAGGAAGTGAAAAACTATATCAAAGGGCAGGTCAGGAAGTCTTTTGTATTTTGGCTTTTGATTCAAAGTGTTATCCTTCTATTATTTGTGCCTCTTCTTCTGGCAACGGGGCTGGGTAACCTTGCTATTGTAGCCTATATCCTTGTCTTAGGGGTGGCTAAAGGGGCTGTTTTTAGCTGGAAGGAAGCGCGTTTCTACCAGGATGGAAATTTGAATTGGACCTTGGCCATTGCTCGTGAGAATGCAAGGAAACAATTGATTCTTCGTTTCTTTGCCTTGTTTACAACGGTGAAAGGCATTACCAACAGTGTTAAAAGAAGAGCTTACTTGGATGGTTTCTTAGGGCTTCTTCCCAAAACACATGGGAATACTTGGCTTCACTTGTATATGCGCTCCTTCCTACGGAATGGAGATATTTTCTCTATGACCCTACGGCTCTTGGCTCTTTCCATTCTTGCCATGATCTTTATTCCTCAACCTCTCGTGGTGATTGCGCTTGTAGCCTTGCTCAATTACTTAATTATTTTTCAATTACTGGGGCTTTATAGTGCTTTTGATTACCAACCGTTGACCCTTCTTTTCCCGATGAAAAGGGGCAGTAAAAAGGCAGGGTTAAATAAAACGATTCAGCTGGTCATGGGGATGATAACGGTGATAGAAGGGGGAATTGGCCTGGTCTTTATATCAGATAAAGTCCTGTTACTAGGCTTATTAGCTTATACAGTTGCTTTAACCCTGCTCTATCTTCCATTTAAAATGGCGCGCTTGGTTGACGAAAGTCGTTAA
- a CDS encoding ABC transporter ATP-binding protein, with amino-acid sequence MLEINKLTGGYVNIPVLKEVSFSVPDGQLIGLIGLNGAGKSTTINEIIGLLHPYAGEVRIDGLSLPEAPTDYRKKIGYIPETPSLYEELTLREHIETVAMAYDLDMDQVMVRVQPLLERFRLAEKLDWFPTQFSKGMKQKVMIICAYAVDPSLYIVDEPFLGLDPVAIADLIQLLADEKAKGKSILMSTHVLDSAEKMCDGFVILHKGQIRAKGTLDELRSTFEDEKASLNDIYMTLTEEETA; translated from the coding sequence ATGTTAGAAATCAACAAGTTGACAGGGGGCTATGTCAATATCCCTGTCCTGAAAGAGGTGAGTTTTTCAGTTCCGGATGGCCAACTGATTGGTTTGATTGGACTAAATGGAGCTGGGAAGTCAACCACGATTAATGAAATTATTGGTCTCCTGCATCCTTATGCTGGGGAAGTACGGATTGACGGCTTGAGTCTTCCAGAAGCTCCAACTGACTATCGTAAAAAAATCGGCTATATTCCAGAAACTCCTAGCCTATATGAAGAATTAACCTTGAGAGAGCATATCGAGACCGTAGCTATGGCCTATGATTTAGACATGGATCAGGTCATGGTGCGCGTCCAGCCTTTGTTGGAACGATTTCGTTTGGCTGAAAAATTAGATTGGTTCCCGACCCAGTTTTCAAAAGGGATGAAGCAAAAGGTCATGATTATTTGTGCCTATGCAGTGGATCCAAGTCTTTATATTGTCGATGAACCCTTTTTGGGATTGGATCCTGTTGCGATTGCAGATTTGATTCAGTTATTGGCAGATGAGAAAGCAAAAGGAAAATCGATTTTGATGAGTACCCACGTTCTGGATTCGGCTGAAAAGATGTGTGATGGTTTTGTAATCCTCCATAAGGGGCAGATTCGAGCAAAAGGGACCTTAGATGAGTTGCGTTCAACTTTTGAGGATGAGAAAGCAAGTCTAAATGATATCTACATGACCTTGACAGAAGAGGAAACAGCATGA